One segment of Triticum aestivum cultivar Chinese Spring chromosome 2A, IWGSC CS RefSeq v2.1, whole genome shotgun sequence DNA contains the following:
- the LOC123187761 gene encoding cold shock-like protein CspC: MQITGKVKWFNESKGFGFITPDDGSKDVFVHFSAIHGKGFKTLAEGQRVEFEIQDGQKGPSAVNVKALELEEDKRISSKL; the protein is encoded by the coding sequence ATGCAGATTACTGGTAAGGTGAAGTGGTTCAACGAATCCAAGGGGTTCGGCTTCATCACCCCCGACGACGGCAGCAAGGACGTCTTCGTCCACTTCAGCGCAATCCATGGCAAGGGCTTCAAGACCCTCGCCGAGGGCCAGCGTGTCGAATTCGAAATTCAAGACGGCCAAAAAGGCCCGTCCGCCGTCAATGTCAAGGCCCTAGAGCTAGAGGAGGATAAAAGGATTTCGAGCAAATTGTAA